Part of the Geodermatophilus obscurus DSM 43160 genome is shown below.
CACGGATCCCCGAGAGCCAAGAGCTCTTCCATGGACTTCCTTCCGGGACGCAGGCGCTCTACGCGTGCAGCAGGCCTTGGGTCAGCGCAGTCGCACCGGCAGCCGGGTCAGGCCGCGCATCAGGATGCTCTGCCGCCAGGTCAGCTCGCCGGGGTCGACGGCGAGGACCAGGTCGGAGAACCGGGCGAGCAGCGTCCGGAACGCCACCTCGCCCTCGAGCCGGGCCAGCGGGGCGCCGAGGCAGTGGTGGATGCCGTGCCCGAAGGCCAGGTGCGAGGCCTCGCGGTGCAGGTCGAGCTCGTCGGGGGCGGCGTAGTGGTCCGGGTCCCGGTTGGCCGACGCCAGGGACACCAGCACCACCTCGCCGGCCGGGATGGTCGTCCCGCCCACCTCGACGGGCGCCGTGGTGTGCCGGTAGGTGGCCAGGTTGACCGGCCCGTCCAGGCGCAGGAACTCCTCCACCGCGGCGGGGACCAGGGCGGGGTCGGCGCGCAGCTCCGCGAGCCGGTCCGGACGGCGCAGCAGCGCCAGGACGCCGTTGCCGATGAGGTTGACCGTCGTCTCGTGGCCGGCGACCAGCAGCAGGAAGGCCATCGACACGGTCTCGTCGAACGAGAGCCGGTCGGCGTCCTCGGCGGCCGCGACGATCGCCGACAGCACGTCGTCCGCCGGTCGCGCCCGCTTCTGCGCCACCAGCGCGGTCAGGTACCCCGCCATGGCCGTCCCGGCGGCGGTGCGCTCGTCGACGGTGCCGTCGGAGGCCAACAGCGTGTTGGACCAGCGGCGGAACGACGTTCGCTCGCCCTCCGGCACGCCGAGCAGCTCGCAGATCACGCCCATGGGCAGGGGGAAGGCGAAGGCGTCCAGCAGGTCGACCTCCGCCGGCCCGGCGGCCATCCGGTCGGCGAGCCGGCCGGCGATCGCTTCCACCTGCGGGCGCAGGGCGGAGACGGCGCGCACCGTGAACGCCCGGCTGACCAGCTTGCGCAGCCGGGTGTGGTCGGGCGGGTCGGTGCTGAGCAGGTGCCGGTTGAGCTCCTGGGTGAAGGCCACGCGAGAACCCGACGGCAGCGGCTTGCTCTCCAGCACCCGGGAGAACCCGTCGGCGTCCTTGGCGAGCCGCGGGTCGGTGAGGGCCTCCCGGACGTCGTCGTAGCGGGTGACCAGCCAGACCGGGAGGCCGACCGGGGTCACCGCTCGCGCGACCGGCTCCTCGACGCGCAGCCGTGCGTAGAGGGCGTGCGGATCGGCGAAGAAGGCCGCGTCGAGCGGCACCACCCGGTCGGCGGTCAGGGTCCCGTCGGTGCGCCCGTCGTCCATCGCCCGAGGCTGTCGGGCGTGCGCGGCGGGCACCAGGTGCGGAGGTCCCGGGTGGTCAGGCGGACGCGGGGGCGCGCCGGGCGAAGGCCGGCGCGTGCTCCGGCCGCAGCCCCACCCCGATCAGGTACGCCGGGACGACGGACAGCTGCGGGAACCGGTGCACCAGCGCGAGCACCGGCTTGGGCGGACCGGCCCGCCGTCCCTCGACTAGCGGGCCCACGAAGCCGCGGTGCATCGCCCGCTGGAGGGTCTGCACGGCCACGGTCGGCAGGATCCGGCGGGCGCGCACGGCGGCCAGGTCGGAGGGGGCCACGGTGCCGTTCCGCAACGGCTCGGCCAGCAGGGTCGCGGCGGCCACGGCGTCCTGGACGGCGAGGTTGATGCCGACGCCACCGACCGGCGACATCGCGTGCGCGGCGTCCCCGATGCACAGCAGCCCGTCGACGTGCCACTGCACGAGCCGGTCGACCCGCACGTCGAGGTGCTTCACGTCGTCCATCGATGCCAGCTCGTCCACCCGGTCCCGGAACTCGGGGATGAGCTCGGCGACGTCCGCGCGGAACGCCTCGATGCCGCGGGCCCGCAGCTGGGCGTCGGTGCCCTTGCGGCCGACGTAGGCCACCTGCAGGAACGTCTCGCGCGGGATGACGATGGCGAACCGGCCCGGGGCCGCGTGCGGGGCCAGGGCGTCGGGGTGGTCGTCCGGCCTGCGGGGGAGCCGGAACCACCAGACGTCGATGGGGACGGCGAACTCCCGGGGGCGTAGACCCGCCTGCCGCCGCGCGAGGGAGTGCCGGCCGTCGCAGGCCACGGTGAGGTCGGCCCGGATCTCGCCGGTGGTGCCGTCCGTGGTGCGGTACCGCACGCCGCAGACCCGGTCGTCCTCGCGGATCAGGTCGGTCATCTCCGTCTGCATGCGCAGCGTGAAGGTCGGCTCCCGGCGTCCGGCGTCGGCGAGCAGGTCCAGCAGGTCCCACTGCGGCGTCATCGCGATGTAGGGGTAGGGGACGTGCAGTCGGCGGAAGTCCCCGAGGGTCACGGTGTCCCCGTCGGCCGTGGGGATGACGACCTGCTCGACCTTCGTGTGCGGCAGCCGGTCGAACTCCTCGGCGAGGCCGAGTTCGTCGAGCAGCTGCAGCGTCGAGGGGTGCACGGTGTCGCCGCGGAAGTCGCGGAGGAAGTCCGCGTGCTTCTCCAGCACCGTCACCTCGACGCCCGCGCGGGCCAGGAGCAGCCCCAGGACCATCCCGGCCGGGCCGCCCCCGACCACCAGGCACGTCGTGCGCTCACCCATCGCCGGCCTCCCTCGGGGTGTCCGCTACCGGACGGGTGCGGTCCGGCACCGCCGATCCTCCCGCGCCCAGGGTGCCCGGCACCACGGTCCGGTGCGCGCCGCGTCGCCCGGCCGCCGGTGGGGGCGGAGCGCCCGGCTGCGGCGTATGTGACGACCTTGCACATCCCCTCGACGTGCGCTGTGCGGAGGACGCCGCCCGTCCTCCGCACAGCACTACCGCCCCGGACCGGCCCGCCGGCGCCGAAGGGTCAGACGCCGGGAGCCGCGTGCGGGAGCCTCAGGGCTTGACGGCGAGCACGGGGCGGTCGGCGTCGAGCAGGATCCGCTGGGCCGTGCTGCCCATGAGCAGCTTGCCGACCGGCGAGCGCCGGCGCAGGCCGATCACGATCACCGAGGCCTCGATCGCGGCGGCGACGCGCACGACCTCGTCGGCCAGGTCGCCGGTGTGCGCGTCCTGGCGCACCTCGAGGTCGACCCCGGCAGCCCGGGCCCGGGCGGCGAGGTCGCGGACGCCGTCCTCGTCCGCGAGCGCCGCGCTCACCGGTGCCCCCTCGCGCGGGGTGTTGAGGAGGACCAGCCGCGCGTTGCGCCGGCCGGCCTCCTCGACGGCCGCGGTGAAGGCGGCGTCCCCCTCGGGGGTGGGGACGTAGGCGACGAGGACGGTCACACGAGCTCCTTGGTGTCACGACGGGCGTCGGCCCGTCGGCGGGGGAGGGCGGCCCGGATCAGCGGGAGCAGCGCCACGAGGAGGAACAGGACGAGCAGTGTCCCGGAGATGGGCCGGCTGAAGAAGCCGGTCGGGTCGCCGCCGAACAGCAGCAGCGAGCGGCGCAGCGACTCCTCGAGCAGCGCGCCCAGGACGAAGGCGAGCACCAGCGGGCCTGGGTCGAAGCCGAGCTTCTTCATCAGGTAGCCGAGTGCACCGAAGGCGATCACGAGCACGATGTCGAAGACGTCGTTGTTGACCGTGTAGACCCCGACCAGCGTGATGAGCACGGTGATCGGCGCGAGGATCGTCGCCCGCACCCGCAGGATCTTCACGAACAGACCGACCAGCGGGATGCTCATGATCAGCAGCAGGATGTTGCCGACGTACATGGAGTTGACGACGCCCCAGAACAGCTCGGGCTCCTGGTCGACCAGCTGCGGGCCGGGACGCACGCCCTGGATGAGCAGCGCGCCGTAGATGACGGCCATCGTGGCGTTGGCGGGGATGCCCAGGGTGAGCAGCGGGATGAAGGACGACGTGGCGGCCGCGTTGTTGGCCGACTCCGGTGCGGCGACGCCCTCGACGGCACCCCGGCCGAAGCGCTCGGGCGTCTTCGACCGGCGCTTCTCCAGCGCGTAGGAGGCCAGGGAGGCCAGGGTGGCGCCGCCGCCGGGCAGGATGCCGAGGAAGAAGCCGAGGACCGAGCCGCGCCCGATGGCGCCCGAGGACTCCCGCAGGTCCTTCTTGGACGGCCACACGTTGGCCACCGTCGCCGGCGCGTGCACCGCGCGGTGCCGCTCCTCCAGGTTGTAGAGGATCTCGCCCAGGCCGAACAGGCCCATCGCGATCGGCACGAAGTCCAGGCCGTCGGCGAGCGAGAGGCTGTCGAAGGTGAACCGCTCGGCGCCGGTGAACGTGTCGCGGCCGACGGTGGCCAGCAGCAGGCCGACGCAGGCGGCGATCACGGCCTTGAGCCGGTCCCCGCTGCTGACGGTGGCGACCAGCAGGATGCCGAGCAGTGCCAGGGCCGTGTACTCCGGCGGGCCGAAGTCCAGGGCGAAGCCGGCCACCAGTGGGGCGACGAAGGAGAGCGCGACGATCGAGACGGTGCCGCCGATGAACGAGCCGACCGCGGCGATGCCCAGCGCGGTCCCGGCCCGGCCGTTGCGGGCCAGGGCGTGGCCGTCGAAGACGGTGACGACCGAGGAGGCCTCGCCGGGGAGCCGCAGCAGGACCGAGGTGATCGTGCCGCCGTACTGGGCGCCGTAGAAGATGCCGGCCAGCATGATGATCGCGGTCACCGGCTCGATGCCGATGGTGATCGGCAGCAGGATGGCGATGGTCGCCGCCGGCCCCAGGCCGGGCAGCACGCCGACCAGCATGCCGACGACCACGCCGATCAGGCAGTAGAGCAGGTTGGTCGGCTCGAGCACGACGCCGAAGCCGTCGAGCACCGGGGCGAGGTCCACGGCGTCTCCTAGAACAGGTGCGGGATGGGGACCGAGAGGGCGGCCACGAAGATGAGGTAGAAGGCGACCACCATGGCGAGGCTCGCGACGATGGACGTGCGCCAGCTCTCGCGCCCGAGGAAGCGGAGCCAGACGAAGGCGAGCAGCGCGGCGGGGATCTCGAAGCCGATGACCGAGATGACCGCGACGAAGACGACCATCGTGGCCAGACCCGCCAGCACCAGCCAGCTGGTGCGGCTGAAGCGCTCGGCGTCGGTGGTGCGCCGGGCGGTCGCGACGAGCGCCAGGCCGAGGACGAGGACCACGACGCTGACCAGGAGCGGCCAGGTGCCCGCCGCCGGGCTGCCGGCGCTGCCGACGTCGAGGGCCAGCGAGCCGGCGACCGCGGCGACCCCGAGGACGACGACGGCGGCGGCGACGACCAGGTTGCCCAGCAGCCCGGCGGCCGGCGGGCGGCCCTCGTGCTCCTCGGCCTCCACCTGGTGGATGGCCTCCTCGAGGTCGAACTCCCCGGCGGCGGGCTCCACCGGCGGCACCCCCGGGTCGGCCGGGGGGGTGGCCCCGGCGGCCGTGGAGCCGCCGGGGCGCCCCGGGACGTGCGCCCCGCCTGCGGGAGAGGTCACGAGTCCCCGCCGAGGTCGATCGAGTACTGCTCGACGACGCCGCGGTACCGCTCCAGGTTCGAGGTCCACGTCTCGCGGACCTCCTCGCCGTCGACCTCGTTCGGCGTCAGCTGGTTGTCCTCGTTGAACTGCTGGTAGGCCTCGGACCCGAACGCGGTCTGGAACGACGCCTGCAGGGTCCCGAGGACGTCCTCCGGCGTGCCCTTCGGGGCGAAGACCGCGCGGGACTGCTGGACCGGCGCGTCGTAGCCCGCCTCGACGGCGGTCGGGGTGTCGGGCAGGTAGCTGACCCGCTCCTCGGCGAAGGTCACGATCGGGGTCAGCTCGCCGGCCTCGATCTGCTCGATGGCCTCGCCCAGCTGGATGGAGCCGACGTCGACCTGGCCGCCCAGCACGGCGGTGAGGGTCGGGGAGCCGCCGTCGAAGGGGACGGCGGTGGCCTCGATGCCGGCCTGCGCGAAGAGCAGCTCCTGGGACAGCTGGCTGCCGGTGCCCACGCCCGTCGTCCCGAACGTGATCGGGCGCCCGGCGGCGGCGAGGTCCTCCACGGTCGTGAAGCCGGAGGACGGCGCGGTCACCAGCACGTAGTCGTCCTGGCTGATGCCGGTGACGATCTCGTAGTCGGCGATGTCGGGCGCCTCGCCCTCGGCGACGGCCAGCGGCGTGATGTAGGCCAGGCTGCCGTTGTAGACCATCAGGGTGTGACCGTCGGGCTCCGCGCCGGCCAGCTCCTGGGCGGCGAGCGCGCCGTTGGCGCCGGGCCGGTTCTCCACGGTGACGGGGACGCCGAGGTCGTCGGAGACCTCGTCGGCCAGCGCGCGGGCGATCAGGTCGGTGCTGCCGCCCGGGTCCTGGCCGACGAGCACGGTGATCGGGTCACCGCCCGGGAACTCCTCGCCTTCGGCGGACCCCCCACCGCCGACGTTGCCGCCACAGGCGGCCAGCGAGAGGGCGAGGGCGAAGCCGGTGCCGGCCGTCGCCCAGCGGCGCGCGCGGTTGTTCGTGGTCATGAGAGTTCTCCTCGGAGAGCAGCCGTGGCCGGGCCGCGGGCGGTGTGAGTGGCGTCACGGACGCCTGGTCGTCGGCGAGCCTAAGAAGCCTTCCTCATGCCTGTCCAAATCCATTGAGGCATCGATTGATACCTTGGCAGCATGGCATTCACGCTCGAGCAACTCCGCGGGTTCGTGGCTGTGGCCGATGAGCTGCACTTCGGCCGGGCTGCGGCGCGGCTGAAGATGACCCAACCCCCGCTGAGCCGGCAGATCCAGAAGCTCGAGCGGGTCGTCGGCGCCCAGCTGCTCGAGCGGGACAACCGCCGGGTGACCCTGACCGCCGCGGGTCAGGTCTTCCTCGTCGAGGCGCGGCGGCTGCTCGGCCTGGCCGACTCCGCACCCGAGCTCGCCCGCAGGGTCTCCTCCGGGGCCAGCGGTGTGGTGCGCATCGGCTTCACCGCCGCCTCGACCTACGGCGTCCTCGGCCGGCTGCTCAACGACCTGGCGGCCGAGCTGCCCGACGTCGACGTCGACCTCAGCGAGATGGTCACCCGCGAGCAGGTCGCCGGGCTGCTCAACGAGGAGGTCGACCTGGGCCTGGGGCGTCCGCCCTTCGACGAGGAGGCGTTCGGCAACCGGCTCCTGCATCGCGAGGCGCTGCTCGTGGCCGCCCCGGTGGGCCACCGGCTGCTGGAGCTGGGCCGGCCCGTGACGGCCGCGGACCTGGCCTCGACGCCGGTGGTCATGCACTCGCCGACCCAGGCGAAGTACTTCTACGACCTGGTCGCCCGCGTCGCGCCCGTCGCCGCCGAGAACACGGTGCACACGGTGAGCCAGGTGCTCACCATGCTCTGGCTGGTGGCGGCCGGTCGCGGGGTGGCGTTCGTCCCGGCGTCCGCCGCGCGGCTGCCGATCGAGGGCGTGGCCTTCGTCCGGCTGGAGACGTCGGTGCCCCAGCCGGTCGAGCTGCACCTGCTCTGGGCCAAGGACTCCAAGAACCCCGCGCTGTGGCGGACGCTCGCGGTGCTGGAGCGCCGGGCCGGGCGACTCTGATACCGGCCAGGCATCGAGTGATGCCAAAGTGCACTTGGACGTGCATCGTCTGACCTTCCTACGGTGGCCGCGACCACAGCCCGTGCCGCCGGAGGACCCCGGTGCGGACCCGTCGGACCCAAGGACACGATCTCCGTGACGCTGCTGCCCCCGGATGCCCTCGCTGACCGGCTCAAGTCCGGCCTGCTCTCCTTCCCGGTGACCCACTTCGACGCCGACCTGCAGTTCGACGAGGCCCGGTACCGCGAGCACCTGGCCTGGCAGGCGGGCTTCGACGTCGCCGGCCTGTTCGCGGCGGGCGGGACCGGCGAGGGCTTCTCGCTGACCCCGGAGGAGATCGACCGCGTCGTCCGCGTCGCCGTCGACGAGGTGGCCGACCGGGTGCCGGTCATCGCACCGGCCACCGGCGGGACCGCCGTCTCCGTCGCCCAGGCCCAGGCCGCCGAGGCCGCCGGCGCCTCCGGGCTGCTGCTCTTCCCGCCCTACCTCACCGAGGCCAGCCAGCGGGGGCTCGTCGAGCACATCAGCGCCGTGTGCCGCGCCACCGACCTGGGCGTCATCGTCTACAGCCGCGCGAACGCCGTGCTGATCGACACCACCGTGGCCGAGGTCGCCGAGCGCAACCCCAACCTGATCGGCCTCAAGGACGGGGTGGGTGACATCGAGCAGATGACCCGCACGTACGCCCGTGTCGGCGACCGGCTGATCTACGTCGGCGGGCTGCCCACGGCGGAGACCTTCGCCCTGCCGCTGCTGCAGCTGGGGGTGACCACGTACTCCTCGGCGCTCTACAACTTCCTGCCCGAGTTCGCGCTCCGCTTCTACGCCGCGGTGCGCGCCCAGGACCGCACCGCCGTCTACCAGATGCTCAACGACTTCGTCCTGCCGTACCTGGACATCCGGGACCGGGCCAAGGGCTACGCGGTCTCCATCGTCAAGGCCGGCCTCACCGCGGTCGGCCGCGACGGCGGCCGGGTCCGCCCGCCGCTGGCGGACCTCACCGAGGCCGAGCTCGCCGAGCTCGCCGCCCTGGTCGACAAGGTCTCCTGAACCCACCCACCGAGAGGACGGCGAGGACTCCGATGCCGACCGGCCGCACGCCCACCGTCGCCCGCGTCGAGGTGGTGCCCGTCGCCGGGCACGACAGCATGCTGCTCAACCTCAGCGGCGCGCACGGCCCCTTCTTCACCCGCAACATCGCGATCGTCACCGACAGCGAGGGCCGGACCGGCGTCGGTGAGGTCCCCGGTGGCGAGGCGATCCGCCGCACCGTCGAGGACGCCGGTGCGCTGCTCGCCGGGCAGCCGGTCGCCCAGTACGGCCGGCTGCTGCGGCAGGTGGCGGCCACCTTCGCCGACCGGGACGCCGGCGGCCGCGGCCTGCAGACCTTCGACCTGCGGACGACGATCCACGCGGTCACCGCGCTGGAGTCCGCCCTGCTCGACCTGCTCGGCCAGCACCTGGAGGTGCCGGTGGCCGAGCTGCTCGGCGAGGGCCAGCAGCGCGACAGCGTGCCGATGCTGGGCTACCTCTTCTACGTCGGCGACCGGTCGGCCACCGACCTGCCCTACCTGGCCGAGCCCGACCCGGCCGACGACTGGGAGCGGCTGCGCCGCGAGCCGGCGCTGACCCCGGAGGCCGTCGTCGCGCTCGCCGAGGCCGCGCAGGCCCGCTACGGGTTCTCCGACTTCAAGCTCAAGGGCGGGGTGCTCGCCGGGAGTGAGGAGGTCGCCGCCGTCCGGGCGCTGGCGCAGCGGTTCCCCGACGCCCGGGTCACCCTGGACCCCAACGGCGGCTGGCTGCTGGCCGAGGCGATCGAGCTCTGCCGCGACCTGCACGGGGTGCTGGCCTACGCGGAGGACCCGGTGGGCGCCGAGGGCGGCTACTCGGGCCGGGAGACCATGGCGGAGTTCCGCCGGGCGACCGGCCTGCCCACCGCGACCAACATGGTCGCCACCGACTGGCGGCAGATGGCCCACGCCGTCCGCGCGGGCGCGGTCGACATCCCGCTGGCCGACCCGCACTTCTGGACCATGCGCGGCTCGGTCCGCGTCGCCCAGCTCTGCTCGGACTTCGGCCTGACCTGGGGCTCGCACTCCAACAACCACTTCGATGTGTCGCTGGCGATGTTCACCCACGTCGGCGCCGCCGCCCCGGGGCAGATCACCGCCCTGGACACGCACTGGATCTGGCAGGACGGGCAGGCGTTGACCCGCGAGCCCCTGCAGATCCGCGACGGCGCGATCGCCGTCCCCACCGCACCGGGGCTGGGCGTCGAGCTCGACCGCGACGCCCTCGCCGCCGCGCACGAGCTGTACCTCGAGCACGGTCTCGGCGCGCGGGACGACGCCGTGGCGATGCAGTACCTCGTCCCCGGCTGGGCGTTCGACCCCAAGCGCCCCTGCCTCGTCCGTTGAGCCTCGTCCGTTGAGCCTCGTCCGCCGACCCACGTCTGGAGATCCGAGATGACGACGACCGTGCCCGCCCCGCCGCGGTCCACCGCCCCGGCGGTGCTCGACCGGATCGAGTCGGTGACCCTGTCCTCGGTCACCCTGCCGCTGCCCAACCCGATCAGCGACGCCAAGGTCTTCACCGGCCGGCAGCGCCCGATGACCGAGGTCGCCTTCCTGTTCGCCGAGGTCACCACCGAGGAGGGGCACGAGGGCGTCGGGTTCAGCTACTCCAAGCGGGCCGGCGGCCCGGCCCAGTTCGCGCACGCCCGCGAGGTCGCCCCCGACCTGATCGGCGAGGACCCCAGCGACGTCGGCCGGCTGTGGACCAAGCTCGTCTGGGCCGGCGCGTCGGTGGGCCGCAGCGGCGCCTCGACCCAGGCGATCGCCGCGATCGACGTGGCGCTGTGGGACCTCAAGGCCAAGCGGGCCGGCCTGCCGCTGGCCAAGCTGCTGGGTGCGCACCGCGACTCGGTGCGCTGCTACAACACCTCCGGCGGCTTCCTGCACGAGTCGGTCGAGCAGGTCAGGGACAACGCCACCCGGACCCTCGAACAGGGCATCGGCGGCATCAAGATCAAGGTCGGGCTGCCCGACTCGGCCGAGGACCTGCGCCGGGTCCGCGCCGTCCGTGAGCACCTCGGCGACGGCGTTCCGCTGATGGTCGACGCCAACCAGCAGTGGGACCGGCCGACGGCCATGCGGGTCAGCCGCCGGCTGGAGGAGTTCGACCTGGTGTGGATCGAGGAGCCGCTGGACGCCTACGACGCCGAGGGCCACGCCCAGCTCGCCCGCTCGCTGGACACCGCCATCGCCACCGGGGAGATGCTCACCAGCGTCGCCGAGCACGCCGAGCTGATCCGGCACGGCGCGGTGGACGTGCTCCAGCCCGACGCCCCGCGCATCGGCGGCATCACCCAGTTCCTGAAGCTGGCCACCCTCGCCGACGTCGCCAACCTGCAGCTGGCCCCGCACTTCGCGATGGAGATCCACGCCCACCTGGCGGCGGCCTACCCTCGCGAGCCGTGGGTGGAGCACTTCGACTGGCTGTACCCGCTGTTCAACGAGCGTCTGGAGACCCGCGACGGGCGCATGTACATCTCCGACCGGCCGGGCCTGGGCATCACGCTCAGCGAGCAGGCCCGCGCCTGGACGGTCGACCGCGTCACCGTCGGCGCGGTCCGCTGACTCCCCGTACCGCAGCACTGGAGGCACCGTGTCCGACATCGTGAGCACCGATCCCCGCACCGGCGAGACCGTCGAGGTGGTCGCCCAGGAGACCACCACCGAGGAGGTGGACCGGCTCTGCACGGCCGCGCTCGCCGCGGCCCCCGGCCTGGACGCCCTCGGCCGTGCCGGGCGGGCGGCGCTGCTGCGCGCCCTCGCCGACGCGCTGGAGGCCCGGCGGGACGACGTGGTCGCCGTCGCCGACCGGGAGACCGCCCTCGGCCCGACCCGGCTGAACGGCGAGCTCACCCGCACCTGCTACCAGCTGCGGCTGTTCGCCGAGGTGCTCGACGAGGGCAGCTACCTCGAGGCCGCGATCGACCACGCGGGGGACACCCCGATGGGCCCGCGCCCCGACCTGCGCCGGATGCTGGTGCCGATCGGCCCGGTGGCGGTGTTCGGGGCCAGCAACTTCCCGCTGGCGTTCTCGGTGCCCGGCGGCGACACCGCCTCGGCGCTGGCCGCCGGCTGCCCCGTCGTCGTCAAGGCGCACGGCTCGCACCCGGCGACCTCGCAGCTGGTCTTCGACGTCCTGGACGCCGCGGCCCGCAAGGCCGGCGCGCCCGACGGCACGCTGGGCATCGTGCACGGCCTGCAGGGCGGCGCCGACCTGGTCGCCCACCCGGCGATCCGCGCCGTCGGCTTCACCGGCTCGGTGAACGGCGGCCGCGCCCTGCTGGAGATCATCGAGCGACGCCCCGACCCGGTGCCCTTCTTCGGCGAGCTGTCCAGCCTCAACCCGGTGGTCGTCACGCCGCAGGCCGCCGCCGAGCGCGGGACGACGATCGGCACCGAGCTGGTCGGTTCGTTCACCCTCGGGGGCGGTCAGTTCTGCACCAAGCCCGGCCTGGCGTTCGTGCCGGCGGGGCCCGAGGGCGACGCCGTCGTCGACGCGATGGCCGAGGCGGTGCGCGGCGCCGCTGCTCCG
Proteins encoded:
- a CDS encoding cytochrome P450 family protein; the protein is MDDGRTDGTLTADRVVPLDAAFFADPHALYARLRVEEPVARAVTPVGLPVWLVTRYDDVREALTDPRLAKDADGFSRVLESKPLPSGSRVAFTQELNRHLLSTDPPDHTRLRKLVSRAFTVRAVSALRPQVEAIAGRLADRMAAGPAEVDLLDAFAFPLPMGVICELLGVPEGERTSFRRWSNTLLASDGTVDERTAAGTAMAGYLTALVAQKRARPADDVLSAIVAAAEDADRLSFDETVSMAFLLLVAGHETTVNLIGNGVLALLRRPDRLAELRADPALVPAAVEEFLRLDGPVNLATYRHTTAPVEVGGTTIPAGEVVLVSLASANRDPDHYAAPDELDLHREASHLAFGHGIHHCLGAPLARLEGEVAFRTLLARFSDLVLAVDPGELTWRQSILMRGLTRLPVRLR
- a CDS encoding FAD-dependent oxidoreductase; its protein translation is MGERTTCLVVGGGPAGMVLGLLLARAGVEVTVLEKHADFLRDFRGDTVHPSTLQLLDELGLAEEFDRLPHTKVEQVVIPTADGDTVTLGDFRRLHVPYPYIAMTPQWDLLDLLADAGRREPTFTLRMQTEMTDLIREDDRVCGVRYRTTDGTTGEIRADLTVACDGRHSLARRQAGLRPREFAVPIDVWWFRLPRRPDDHPDALAPHAAPGRFAIVIPRETFLQVAYVGRKGTDAQLRARGIEAFRADVAELIPEFRDRVDELASMDDVKHLDVRVDRLVQWHVDGLLCIGDAAHAMSPVGGVGINLAVQDAVAAATLLAEPLRNGTVAPSDLAAVRARRILPTVAVQTLQRAMHRGFVGPLVEGRRAGPPKPVLALVHRFPQLSVVPAYLIGVGLRPEHAPAFARRAPASA
- a CDS encoding universal stress protein, producing the protein MTVLVAYVPTPEGDAAFTAAVEEAGRRNARLVLLNTPREGAPVSAALADEDGVRDLAARARAAGVDLEVRQDAHTGDLADEVVRVAAAIEASVIVIGLRRRSPVGKLLMGSTAQRILLDADRPVLAVKP
- a CDS encoding tripartite tricarboxylate transporter permease, whose protein sequence is MDLAPVLDGFGVVLEPTNLLYCLIGVVVGMLVGVLPGLGPAATIAILLPITIGIEPVTAIIMLAGIFYGAQYGGTITSVLLRLPGEASSVVTVFDGHALARNGRAGTALGIAAVGSFIGGTVSIVALSFVAPLVAGFALDFGPPEYTALALLGILLVATVSSGDRLKAVIAACVGLLLATVGRDTFTGAERFTFDSLSLADGLDFVPIAMGLFGLGEILYNLEERHRAVHAPATVANVWPSKKDLRESSGAIGRGSVLGFFLGILPGGGATLASLASYALEKRRSKTPERFGRGAVEGVAAPESANNAAATSSFIPLLTLGIPANATMAVIYGALLIQGVRPGPQLVDQEPELFWGVVNSMYVGNILLLIMSIPLVGLFVKILRVRATILAPITVLITLVGVYTVNNDVFDIVLVIAFGALGYLMKKLGFDPGPLVLAFVLGALLEESLRRSLLLFGGDPTGFFSRPISGTLLVLFLLVALLPLIRAALPRRRADARRDTKELV
- a CDS encoding tripartite tricarboxylate transporter TctB family protein — translated: MTSPAGGAHVPGRPGGSTAAGATPPADPGVPPVEPAAGEFDLEEAIHQVEAEEHEGRPPAAGLLGNLVVAAAVVVLGVAAVAGSLALDVGSAGSPAAGTWPLLVSVVVLVLGLALVATARRTTDAERFSRTSWLVLAGLATMVVFVAVISVIGFEIPAALLAFVWLRFLGRESWRTSIVASLAMVVAFYLIFVAALSVPIPHLF
- a CDS encoding tripartite tricarboxylate transporter substrate binding protein — protein: MTTNNRARRWATAGTGFALALSLAACGGNVGGGGSAEGEEFPGGDPITVLVGQDPGGSTDLIARALADEVSDDLGVPVTVENRPGANGALAAQELAGAEPDGHTLMVYNGSLAYITPLAVAEGEAPDIADYEIVTGISQDDYVLVTAPSSGFTTVEDLAAAGRPITFGTTGVGTGSQLSQELLFAQAGIEATAVPFDGGSPTLTAVLGGQVDVGSIQLGEAIEQIEAGELTPIVTFAEERVSYLPDTPTAVEAGYDAPVQQSRAVFAPKGTPEDVLGTLQASFQTAFGSEAYQQFNEDNQLTPNEVDGEEVRETWTSNLERYRGVVEQYSIDLGGDS
- a CDS encoding LysR substrate-binding domain-containing protein, coding for MAFTLEQLRGFVAVADELHFGRAAARLKMTQPPLSRQIQKLERVVGAQLLERDNRRVTLTAAGQVFLVEARRLLGLADSAPELARRVSSGASGVVRIGFTAASTYGVLGRLLNDLAAELPDVDVDLSEMVTREQVAGLLNEEVDLGLGRPPFDEEAFGNRLLHREALLVAAPVGHRLLELGRPVTAADLASTPVVMHSPTQAKYFYDLVARVAPVAAENTVHTVSQVLTMLWLVAAGRGVAFVPASAARLPIEGVAFVRLETSVPQPVELHLLWAKDSKNPALWRTLAVLERRAGRL
- the kdgD gene encoding 5-dehydro-4-deoxyglucarate dehydratase — encoded protein: MTLLPPDALADRLKSGLLSFPVTHFDADLQFDEARYREHLAWQAGFDVAGLFAAGGTGEGFSLTPEEIDRVVRVAVDEVADRVPVIAPATGGTAVSVAQAQAAEAAGASGLLLFPPYLTEASQRGLVEHISAVCRATDLGVIVYSRANAVLIDTTVAEVAERNPNLIGLKDGVGDIEQMTRTYARVGDRLIYVGGLPTAETFALPLLQLGVTTYSSALYNFLPEFALRFYAAVRAQDRTAVYQMLNDFVLPYLDIRDRAKGYAVSIVKAGLTAVGRDGGRVRPPLADLTEAELAELAALVDKVS
- a CDS encoding enolase C-terminal domain-like protein, with the protein product MPTGRTPTVARVEVVPVAGHDSMLLNLSGAHGPFFTRNIAIVTDSEGRTGVGEVPGGEAIRRTVEDAGALLAGQPVAQYGRLLRQVAATFADRDAGGRGLQTFDLRTTIHAVTALESALLDLLGQHLEVPVAELLGEGQQRDSVPMLGYLFYVGDRSATDLPYLAEPDPADDWERLRREPALTPEAVVALAEAAQARYGFSDFKLKGGVLAGSEEVAAVRALAQRFPDARVTLDPNGGWLLAEAIELCRDLHGVLAYAEDPVGAEGGYSGRETMAEFRRATGLPTATNMVATDWRQMAHAVRAGAVDIPLADPHFWTMRGSVRVAQLCSDFGLTWGSHSNNHFDVSLAMFTHVGAAAPGQITALDTHWIWQDGQALTREPLQIRDGAIAVPTAPGLGVELDRDALAAAHELYLEHGLGARDDAVAMQYLVPGWAFDPKRPCLVR